TTAGGACTTCAAAAGTCAGATCTTCACGGATCTGTGCCACATACCGGGTACCGTGCATTATATAGTCCCGAATGAAGTTGTACTTATCAGGGGCACGCGATAAAAGCTTGTTTGGATTAAGGACATAGAAGGAAATGGACTCTGCCATATCCTCATTTGGATTCTTTTTGTGCGCGTAGGCAGAGACAAACGTGGTCTGTTCCGTAGTAGACCAACCATCCGGGTCATCAGGATTGAGGTACCACCCCCCTACGGCTATCCAGTCGTTTCTGAGCGATTCACTGAACAGGTGTGCCCACATGAAGTGGGATTTTTCGTGCAAGATGAGCCGTTGAAGATGTGCAATATCAGACAGAAACCCGATTTCCATAAACTCGATGTAGCCGCGCGTAGTCCAAGCAACGGCCGGGGCGGCAGGATAGATCGGGTTAGTTTGCCCATCTACACGACGTACCAAAAAGTTAAGTGCGGGGATGACATGCAGGCCTTCAGGCAGTTCTTCAAACATATTTATCATCGTGACAAGCTCATTCGGATGAAAAGCTTGAAAACGGGTAGGATCCTCACCTGTAAGCGCTGCATAGTCGGGAATTCGTATGCTTACGCCAAAACGTTGGTTCAAGATATACTCAACGGCGTCCTCATCCGCTCCCCCTTGGGTAACAAAGGAGACGAGTGCATGATGCAGACGCTTGGAGTAAAACCGACCTTGAATACCATCTAGGCGTATTTTCCGAGGCTGTGCATATGCAAAAGCGTGGCTGGATATGCTAACGGACTGTGCAGATTCAGCCCCCCCTAGCTGCTGAATTTCGATATCATTCGCCAGGAAATCATCTGTCAGTATCCATTTGCTGTTGCTTAATCGGGCTTCCAAGAGTGGAACCTGCTTAAAGGTAGCGAGCAGTCGAGCTGTAAACTCACCACTCCATGAAACCCCTTCATCACTAAGCAGAATGTTATAGTCTTCTAAGAGTTGGTGTGCGGCACTAAGATCAAGAACGGGGGTTGGTTCGTTGAGGAATTCAATTATGCGGGGAGCCACGATATTGCTTTGCTCTACCTTTCCCCCCCGGCTGTTGTCCTGCGCCCAGCTGTAGGTATACTGGTCTGTGTCGACAGGAAGAGGAGAGACCTGGAATGAGAGAGCCGCTCCCGTTACATTGCCTAGAGAATCCACGGAAACTTCCTTCGCATCTGGCAAGGTATAGCCTGCTATCTCCAACTTTACAAAGTAATGACCTGGCGGTACGTCATCAAAGCGAAAGGGCCCAGCGCCTGTAAGCAGATCGGATAAGTACTGATCGTTTCCTAAAGACACGCGTACGGTATCACTTGCATTCAGTCCAGAGATCTGACCCTCTACGGCTGTGGATTGGGCATAAACGATGCACGAAAAAAGGGTGAAAATGCCGGATAAGAAAATACTGGTGAGAACTTTTTTGGGGGTCTCTATCATTTTTTTCACTCCTTTTTTAGATCCAATGTCAAATAATGCACCGTTGTAGATTTCCCAAAGACTGTAACAGTTAAAACTGTCAGCCCTATCTTTGGCATCTATGAAAGTCGAAATCCACCGAAAACCAGATTATCAAAATGCCACGACGATTTTGAGGCCGCACCAAGATGGGGCTATCTCTGTCGGGAATATGATGTAAGCACTACAACCTTATACAATTGGAAGAGCAAGTATGGGCGGACTCAGCCTCTCGGCTCAAAGCACTGGAAGAAGAAATCAAAAACGGCAGCAGATGTACGCCGCTGTGGCCTCCACCTCAATGCACCCAAATAGTTAAAGTATTACCCCGTTCTAAAAAACAGACTGAGTTGATCAGATTCGGGATCGTCCTGGGCCAGGCTTGCCACTTGCTCAAGCCTCTCAAGGTCAAGTTATTACATTATCGACACAAACGAAGTAATGTTTAACCAAAGGCAATAAATATTCTAGAATTTGTCGGACTGGCAGCAGAAAAAAATGTTTTAGCTAGTGATCTATCGTATGGACAGCAGAAATTGCTTTCATTGGCTTGCTGTTTGGCCGCCGACTCAGAACTCCTTTTATTGGACGAACCAGTATCTGGAATTCATCCGGACACCATTGAAAAAATACTTGATTGAATGAACGGGCTAATTGAAAAGGGCAAAACCATCGTGTTTATTGAACATAACATTGAAGCTGTCAAGCTAGTATCTGATCATATCATTGTCATGGACCATGGACAAAATATAGCGGAAGGCCCACCTATAGAAATCTTGGATAACCAGGACAGCTTAGAGGCCTATTTAGAATAGACATGCTAAAAGTAAACAACTTACAAACCGGATACGGAAAAAAACAAATCTTGAATGGCATTTCCATTCACGTTGAACAAGGTGAGTAGTCGCTATTATTGGACATAATGGGGCTGGTAAGTCTACGCTGCTAAAAGCAATTTTCGGTTTGCTCCCTATTGGGAAGGGTGAAATTGTGGGTTCGTACACCGATTCCCCCTGCTACTGCATTCTAAAGTTTTAGAAATTTCTTCAATACCGTTATGTTTTGTATCAGAAAATAAGGTTTAAGAATTAACAATAAATGTTCGATAATGATTTAGACTGATATATCAAGTTCATCCGGCAAAATTTGAATTATTTTGCTAATTATAACAATGTCTGTCAAATTTAAAAAATACCCACATTTCCACATAACGGCAATTAGCATGATTAGATTTTTAACAATATGGTTTGTATTGTGTACTTGGTTAGCTCCAGTGACCGAACACGCTCAAGCTCAGGACATCAAGAAGCTATTGTTTGGTTTAATAGTGAGCGCCTATACCTTCGACTCTCTCAAAGATGGTATTCAAGTTCCCATCACTGTAAGCGCAGATCATAACAATGGTTGGTGAAGCAATCGAAAAGGGGCCTATACCTCCCTGTTTAAACCGCTAAACAAAATGGATATCTTTTCTCTGACGGTGAAGAGTCTAAAAAATACCGGTATTCATGACGTCTTTTCTTTTAAGTAAAAAACTTAATGTTATACACCGTTGTCTTTTTCTGGCTTTCGACGATTTCGCAAGAATTTCTCTATCTCATAAATTTGTTCTTCCTCTTGCAGGGCCAGCAATGCTCTGAGCATTCTTTCGGTGACTAGAGGCCTGACCCAATAATCGCCTGATGCACGAATTTGCTCAAGCACCTGGTCGGATAAAGACAAAAGATTGAGAAGCTGGGTTATTCGCGCTCTTGAGTAGCCTAACGATTTAGCCATATCAGCCTTTGAAGTGAATTCTCCGCGGCAGAGACACTCATCAAGCTCTTTCGCAAGTATTATGGGATTTCGGTACCTGCTTTCACGAAGTTTTAAAAGTTCTATTTATTGATTTGTTCGAGGAGCAAAGCCCAGCAAAATCTGTTGGGCTTTTTTAATTTTGCTGATTCTTTCCTTTTGAACGTAAATAAGTAGCGATATTCTGCCGATTGTAAGAATAGCATATCCAACAAAATCATTGATTTTTAAGTTTGGATTTGTTAGTTTAAACGTTCGAAGAATCATACTTTGTTAAATAAAATTAACAAGTTAGCGACACATCGAAAAGAAAACATCTATGAAAACATACTTGGTCACAGGAGGGGCCGGCTTTATCGGAAGCAATTACATCCGGTATATGCTTAAAAAACACAAGGATGTTGAAATCATTAACCTTGACAAACTTACCTATGCGGGTAACCTCGATAACCTCAAAGACATAGAAGAAGATTCGCGCTATACATTCATCAAAGGGGATATTTGTGATGAAGTTCTGGTGAACCGGATCATGACTGGGGTCGATGTCGTGGTCAACTTTGCCGCAGAAAGTCACGTCGACCGTTCTATCGGCGCGCCTGACGACTTCATCAGAACGGATGTTTTCGGAACTTTTGTTCTTTTGGAAGCAGCCCGCACCAACAAAATTGAAAAATTCATTCAAATCAGTACCGACGAAGTTTACGGCAGCATCGACAAAGGCTCGTTCACCGAAAATGATCCTCTCATGCCTTCGAGTCCTTACTCCGCATCTAAAACCGGGGCCGATAGGCTGGCATTTTCATATTTCGTAACTTATGACCTGCCTGTTATCGTAACTCGCTGCTCAAATAATTTCGGGCCGTTTCATTATCCCGAAAAACTCATTCCTCTATTTGTTACAAATGCCATAGAAAACAAAAGTTTGCCTATCTATGGAGACGGTAAAAACGTGCGCGATTGGATTTATGTTGAAGACCACTGCGACGGCGTCGAGTTCGTTTGTCAGAATGGAAAACTTGGCGAAGTTTACAACATTGGCGGCGGAAATGAAAAAACCAATTTGGAAATCACAGAACGAATCCTGAAAAAATTGGAGAAACCGCAAAGTCTTATGACCCATGTCAAAGACAGGCTTGGACACGACCGCCGGTATTCAGTAGATTGCAGCAAGATTGCCGACTTAGGCTGGAAGCCGAAACACGATTTTGAAGAAGCACTGGATAAAACCATCACCTGGTTTATGGAAAACCGCTGGTGGTGGGAAAAGCTAAAAAGTGGAGAGTACCTGGAGTACTATACACAACAATACAAGGAGGTAGTGTAAGTGGCCGCGATGACATTAGAACAAAAAGTCAAAGAAAAAAGTGCCAAGGTTGGCATTGTTGGTTTAGGTTATGTTGGGCTGCCGTTAGCCGTAGAGTTCGCGAGCAAAGGTTTCTATGTGCTGGGTATCGATACCGATAGAAACAAAATTGAAAAGATAAATAGGGGTGAAAACTACATCGACGATATCGACAGCGAAAAAATGAGATCGCTGGTGGGAGACGGCTTGCTGGAAGGCACGACCATGTACGGCCGCGTCGGCGAGCTTGATATAATTTTTATCTGCGTCCCGACGCCGTTTACGCCAAACAAAGAACCGGACATTTCATACATCACCCAGGCCGCGGAAAACATTTCCGCACATCTCCGAAAAGAACAGTTAGTTATTCTTAAAAGTACCACTTTCCCCGAAACTACAGAAAAAGTGGTCCTGCCTATTTTAGAATCAACCGGTCTCAAAGTTGGAAAAGATTTCTACTTAGCTTTCTCCCCTGAACGAATTGATCCGGGCCGCCAGGATTTCACAACAGCGACTACACCGATTATTGTCGGCGGTGTCACGAAGAAATGTACAGAGCTGGCGACTTTTTCGTGCGAGCAAATCATAAACGAGATTGTCGCGGTTTCATCGCCGCGAGTGGCTGAGATGGCCAAACTTCTGGAAAATATCTTTCGAAGCGTCAATATAGCATTGGTCAACGAGTTGGCCCAACTGTGCGAGCGCATGGGAAACATCGATATCTGGGAAGTGGTTGAAGCGGCGGCCACCAAGCCATTTGGATTT
The genomic region above belongs to candidate division KSB1 bacterium and contains:
- a CDS encoding ATP-binding cassette domain-containing protein codes for the protein MNILEFVGLAAEKNVLASDLSYGQQKLLSLACCLAADSELLLLDEPVSGIHPDTIEKILD
- the rfbB gene encoding dTDP-glucose 4,6-dehydratase; this translates as MKTYLVTGGAGFIGSNYIRYMLKKHKDVEIINLDKLTYAGNLDNLKDIEEDSRYTFIKGDICDEVLVNRIMTGVDVVVNFAAESHVDRSIGAPDDFIRTDVFGTFVLLEAARTNKIEKFIQISTDEVYGSIDKGSFTENDPLMPSSPYSASKTGADRLAFSYFVTYDLPVIVTRCSNNFGPFHYPEKLIPLFVTNAIENKSLPIYGDGKNVRDWIYVEDHCDGVEFVCQNGKLGEVYNIGGGNEKTNLEITERILKKLEKPQSLMTHVKDRLGHDRRYSVDCSKIADLGWKPKHDFEEALDKTITWFMENRWWWEKLKSGEYLEYYTQQYKEVV
- a CDS encoding nucleotide sugar dehydrogenase, whose product is MTLEQKVKEKSAKVGIVGLGYVGLPLAVEFASKGFYVLGIDTDRNKIEKINRGENYIDDIDSEKMRSLVGDGLLEGTTMYGRVGELDIIFICVPTPFTPNKEPDISYITQAAENISAHLRKEQLVILKSTTFPETTEKVVLPILESTGLKVGKDFYLAFSPERIDPGRQDFTTATTPIIVGGVTKKCTELATFSCEQIINEIVAVSSPRVAEMAKLLENIFRSVNIALVNELAQLCERMGNIDIWEVVEAAATKPFGFMPFYPGPGIGGHCILVDPYYLSWKAKEYDFHSDFIELAARTNENMPYYVFDLIIRSLSLNGIQIKTGTLLFLGVAFKKNVDDIRNSPALKIMELLLQRGSKNLTFNDPHVNEVRLNGTVMTSQELTDKLISQVDCVIITTDHSKYDFENIVKHANLIIDTRNATKSVQNAGGKIIRLGSSGKMT